In one window of Arachis ipaensis cultivar K30076 chromosome B06, Araip1.1, whole genome shotgun sequence DNA:
- the LOC107605485 gene encoding conserved oligomeric Golgi complex subunit 8 has protein sequence MEHQSHSAEETTSSSPMAALLPLASDSQQPYVSELLSFTLDRLHKEPELLRVDAERIRRQMQEVAVTNYRAFISAADALIAIREEVTSIDKHLEALINEVPKLTSGCTEFIESAEQILEKRKMNQTMLANHSTLLDLLEIPQLMDTCVRNGNYDEALDLEAFVGKLSTMHPKLPVIQALAAEVRLTTQSLLSQLLQKLRSNIQLPECLRIIGYLRRIGVFSEYGMRLLFLRCREAWLTGILEDLDQSNPYEYLKGMINCHRMHLFDVVNQYRAIFADDTSGSEENYDGGLLFSWSMHQITSHLQTLKVMLPKITEGGSLSNILDQCMYCAMGLGWVGLDFRGLLPSLFEEAVLNLFSKNMSTAVDNFQLVLDSHRWVPLPAVGFHANTVGEESQEDVTPPSYLMEHPPLAVFINGVSAAMNELRPCAPISLKHVLAQELIKGLRAVSDSLLLYNTTRVLRANESGLFLSLCRAFIEVAYPHSATCFGRCYPGGATIIMDAKNLYDGISRLLETSSAARELPKPVNNGKAKGADENGDVPAAAENGETTTAKESKAINADEVVVDKVPIPETEQEHTNIEKPMNDSVTS, from the exons ATGGAGCATCAGTCTCATAGCGCAGAGGAAACGACGTCGTCTTCTCCGATGGCCGCGCTGCTCCCCTTGGCCTCCGACTCGCAGCAACCTTACGTCTCCGAACTCCTCTCCTTCACCCTCGATCGCCTCCACAAG GAACCGGAGCTGCTTCGCGTTGATGCGGAGCGGATCCGGCGGCAAATGCAGGAGGTAGCCGTAACGAATTACCGGGCGTTCATTTCCGCCGCGGATGCATTGATAGCGATTCGTGAGGAAGTTACCTCTATTGACAAGCATCTTGAAGCcttg ATAAATGAAGTCCCAAAGCTGACATCTGGATGCACTGAGTTCATAGAATCTGCAGAACAGATTCTGGAAAAGAGGAAGATGAACCAAACAATGCTAGCCAATCATAGCACTTTGTTAGACTTGCTAGAAATTCCCCAACTTATGGACAC TTGTGTACGAAATGGAAATTATGATGAGGCCCTAGATTTGGAAGCATTTGTTGGTAAACTTTCAACCATGCATCCCAA GTTGCCAGTTATTCAAGCATTAGCCGCAGAAGTTAGGTTAACTACCCAATCACTACTTTCTCAGCTTCTTCAGAAACTTCGCTCAAATATTCAG TTACCCGAATGCCTCCGCATTATTGGATATTTACGGCGAATAGGAGTATTTAGTGAGTATGGAATGCGCTTGCTG TTCTTAAGATGCCGTGAAGCTTGGCTTACTGGTATACTTGAGGATCTGGACCAGAGCAATCCGTATGAGTACCTAAAAGGGATGATTAACTGTCACAGAATGCATCTTTTTGACGTTGTTAATCAATATCGAGCAATATTTGCTGATGATACTTCAGGAAGTGAGGAAAATTATGATGGTGGGCTTCTTTTTAGTTGGTCAATGCATCAAATTACATCACATCTTCAAACTTTGAAAGTTATGCTTCCAAAAATAACTGAAGGTGGATCTCTCTCAAATATTTTGGATCAGTGCATG TACTGTGCTATGGGACTTGGATGGGTTGGACTAGATTTTCGAGGCTTGCTCCCATCACTCTTTGAAGA GGCTGTTCTTAACTTATTCTCAAAGAATATGAGTACCGCAGTAGATAACTTTCAG TTGGTCTTGGATTCGCATCGGTGGGTTCCGCTCCCAGCTGTTGGCTTCCATGCAAATACTGTTGGTGAAGAAAGTCAGGAGGATGTCACTCCACCATCTTATTTGATGGAGCATCCACCTCTTGCTGTTTTTATTAATG GTGTATCTGCAGCAATGAATGAACTGCGTCCATGTGCCCCAATAAGTCTAAAACATGTCCTTGCCCAAGAATTGATTAAGGGATTACGAGCTGTTTCTGATTCATTGTTGCTGTACAATACAACTCGAGTGCTCAGAGCGAACGAATCAGGACTTTTCCTCTCACTCTGCCGGGCATTTATTGAG GTTGCTTATCCTCATTCTGCAACATGTTTTGGACGATGTTACCCCGGTGGAGCAACAATTATTATGGATGCTAAGAACTTGTATGACGGAATCAGCCGCCTATTAGAGACATCCTCTGCTGCAAGAGAGCTCCCAAAACCAGTGAACAATGGCAAAGCAAAGGGTGCAGATGAGAATGGTGATGTTCCGGCAGCAGCAGAGAACGGAGAAACAACTACCGCCAAAGAATCCAAAGCCATCAATGCTGATGAGGTGGTGGTGGACAAAGTCCCTATTCCAGAGACAGAACAAGAACACACCAATATTGAAAAGCCCATGAATGATAGTGTGACATCTTAA